A stretch of the Lactuca sativa cultivar Salinas chromosome 9, Lsat_Salinas_v11, whole genome shotgun sequence genome encodes the following:
- the LOC111876129 gene encoding V-type proton ATPase subunit E1: MNDADVSKQIQQMVAFIRQEAEEKANEISVSSEEEFNIEKMQIVDTEKKKIRQDYERKTKQVEVKKKIEYSMQLNASRIKFLQAQDDLVTGMKNAAAKELLNVSHNKKTYKKLIQSLIVQSLLRLSEPAVLLRCREVDLSLVESTLEDAKKEYASKAKVQAPRIDLDKTVYLPPPPNSSDPHRPSCCGGVVLASIDGKIVFENTLDARLDLTFRKKLPEIRKTLFKE, encoded by the exons ATGAATGACGCAGATGTATCCAAACAGATACAACAGATGGTTGCATTCATTCGGCAAGAAGCCGAAGAGAAAGCCAACGAGATCTCTGTCTCCTCTGAAGAG GAATTCAACATTGAGAAAATGCAAATAGTTGACACCGAGAAAAAGAAAATCAGACAGGACTACGAACGCAAGACAAAACAAGTGGAGGTTAAAAAGAAAAT TGAATACTCAATGCAGTTGAATGCATCCCGAATCAAATTTCTTCAAGCACAAGATGATTTGGTAACTGGGATGAAAAATGCTGCTGCCAAGGAGCTTCTTAATGTTTCTCATaacaaaaaaacatacaaaaagcTTATCCAAAGCTTGATTGTTCAG AGTCTACTAAGGCTGAGTGAGCCAGCAGTGTTGTTGAGGTGTAGGGAGGTGGATCTTTCGCTTGTTGAGTCGACTTTAGAGGATGCCAAAAAAGAGTATGCCTCCAAAGCAAAAGTTCAGGCTCCAAGAATTGACCTCGACAAAACTGTATATCTCCCACCACCTCCAAATAGTTCAGACCCTCATCGTCCTTCCTG CTGTGGAGGCGTTGTGTTAGCTTCAATAGATGGGAAGATTGTTTTCGAGAACACCCTTGATGCGCGACTAGATCTTACTTTCAGGAAGAAGCTTCCTGAG ATTCGCAAGACCCTTTTCAAGGAATAA
- the LOC111876114 gene encoding probable LRR receptor-like serine/threonine-protein kinase At1g06840 encodes MLGFKFRSCGRLKMMGFKFKSRGCVFALIIQFLMAISVAKVTDPSEVSALLAVRGRLVDPLNRLRNWNKGDPCTSNWTGVICVHKSNVDRYLHVQEIQLLNMNLSGSLAPELGQFSHLTILDFMWNDLSGSIPKEIGNISSLVLLLLNGNRLSGNLPDELGYLRNLDRFQIDQNHISGEIPKSFSNLNNIKHIHFNNNSLSGQIPLELSNLSTLMHLLLDNNNLSGYLPSEFGNFPNMRIVQLDNNHFDGAEIPASFGNLSKIVKLSLRNCSLQGVVPDLSRIQNLSYIDLSKNRLSGYIPSNTLSNRITTIDLSDNQLNGSIPESLSDLPSLQKLSLENNFLDGSISPKLWQNKSFTATSKLLLDFRNNSFSSVIGVLNPPVNASLRLNGNPICRNSSIQNKDEFCGPKDYGEYMRSFSKDATDCPIQSCPTDNYFEYVPESPIPCFCASPLRIGYRLKSPSFSYFPPYREQFETYVTSALDLEFYQLSIDSIMWEKGPRLRMYLKLFPKAGIDHSSTFSTSDVLRIKGIFTTWVFPGSHLFGPYELLNFTLLGPYSHLNVGTPSKGISKGVLLTTVVIGVVCALAISSVLTVVIKKRHERYKHTSSRKSLLAKLSIKIDGVKSFTFREMAIATQNFSNSSLVGRGGYGKVYKGVLWDNTMVAIKRAEEGSLQGEKEFLTEIEILSRLHHRNLVSLLGYCDEEKEQMLVYEYMPRGTLRDWLNAKSGESLSFRMRLHVALNSAKGILYLHTEANPPIFHRDIKSSNILLDSKMTAKVADFGLSRLAPILDDNGVGPNYVSTLVRGTPGYLDPEYLLTHKLTDKSDVYSLGVVLLEILTSMKPISHGKNIVREVKIAHETGTMFSIVDSRMGSYPSECIEKFVLLALWCCKDKPEKRPSMVEVVRELEQILEKMPKHELLDPDSNYFVESSSMSSLYSSSNVHGSSDLTSGGSPLVYPR; translated from the exons ATGCTGGGGTTCAAATTCAGATCATGTGGAAGATTGAA GATGATGGGATTCAAGTTCAAATCACGCGGGTGTGTTTTTGCTCTGATAATTCAATTCTTGATGGCGATTTCAGTTGCAAAAGTTACAGATCCCTCTGAAG ttTCTGCATTGCTTGCTGTGAGAGGTAGATTAGTTGATCCACTGAATCGTCTTAGAAACTGGAATAAAGGAGATCCATGCACATCAAATTGGACAGGAGTTATATGTGTTCATAAATCCAATGTTGATAGATACTTACATGTTCAAGAAAT ACAACTACTAAACATGAATCTTTCAGGAAGTTTAGCACCTGAACTTGGTCAATTTTCTCATCTGACAATATT AGATTTCATGTGGAATGACTTGAGTGGAAGTATACCCAAGGAGATTGGAAATATTTCATCTTTGGTACTTTT GCTTCTGAATGGAAACAGATTAAGTGGCAATTTACCCGATGAACTTGGATATCTTAGGAATTTAGATAGATTCCAAATAGATCAAAACCATATATCTGGAGAAATCCCCAAATCGTTTTCAAACTTGAACAATATTAAACACAT CCATTTCAACAACAACTCGTTAAGTGGTCAAATTCCTTTGGAACTTTCCAACTTATCTACTCTAATGCATTT GCTTCTGGACAACAACAATTTATCCGGTTATCTTCCATCAGAATTTGGAAATTTTCCAAATATGCGGATAGT TCAACTTGATAACAATCACTTTGATGGAGCCGAAATTCCTGCTTCATTTGGAAATCTATCAAAAATAGTGAAATT AAGCCTTAGAAACTGTAGCTTGCAAGGAGTTGTGCCTGATCTTAGCAGAATACAGAATCTTAGCTATAT AGATCTAAGCAAGAATAGGCTCTCTGGATACATTCCATCAAATACGCTTTCAAACAGAATCACAACTAT TGATTTGTCAGATAATCAGTTAAATGGATCTATTCCTGAAAGTTTGTCAGATCTTCCTTCTCTTCAAAAACT GTCCTTGGAGAACAACTTTCTTGATGGTTCCATCTCCCCTAAGCTGTGGCAGAATAAATCATTTACTGCAACCTCAAAACTTTTACT TGATTTCCGTAATAATTCGTTTTCAAGTGTTATTGGGGTTTTAAATCCACCTGTTAATGCTAGCCTAAG GCTAAATGGAAATCCAATTTGTCGAAATTCAAGCATACAAAACAAAGATGAATTCTGTGGGCCAAAAGATTATGGAGAATACATGCGTTCCTTTTCAAAAGACGCAACCGATTGTCCAATTCAATCATGCCCTACAGACAATTACTTTGAATATGTTCCAGAATCCCCAATTCCTTGTTTTTGTGCTTCACCTCTTAGAATCGGGTATCGCCTAAAAAGTCCAAGTTTTTCTTATTTTCCACCATATCGTGAGCAATTCGAAACATATGTCACTAGTGCTCTTGATTTGGAATTCTATCAACTATCTATCGATTCGATTATGTGGGAAAAAGGACCTCGTTTAAGGATGTATCTGAAACTTTTCCCTAAAGCTGGCATCGATCATTCAAGTACATTCAGTACAAGTGATGTTTTGCGTATCAAAGGCATTTTTACAACATGGGTATTTCCTGGAAGCCACTTATTTGGACCCTATGAGCTTCTCAATTTCACTCTTCTTGGACCTTATTCACACT TGAATGTTGGAACACCGAGCAAAGGTATAAGCAAGGGCGTTTTGTTAACAACTGTAGTTATAGGAGTCGTTTGCGCTTTAGCAATTTCTTCAGTACTTACTGTTGTGATCAAGAAACGACACGAGAGATACAAGCACACATCATCAAGAAAATCTTTAC TCGCGAAACTTTCCATCAAAATCGATGGGGTTAAAAGCTTCACTTTTAGAGAAATGGCGATTGCAACTCAAAACTTTAGTAATTCGAGTCTTGTGGGGAGAGGAGGTTATGGGAAAGTTTATAAAGGAGTATTATGGGATAACACCATGGTTGCTATAAAGCGTGCAGAAGAAGGATCATTACAAGGTGAAAAGGAATTTTTAACAGAAATAGAAATTTTGTCAAGATTACATCACCGAAATCTAGTTTCACTTCTTGGATACTGTGATGAGGAAAAGGAACAG ATGCTGGTTTATGAGTACATGCCTAGGGGAACATTGCGTGATTGGCTTAATG CAAAATCTGGAGAATCTTTGAGCTTCCGGATGAGGTTACACGTGGCATTGAACTCAGCTAAAGGGATTCTTTATCTTCACACAGAAGCCAATCCACCAATATTCCATCGTGATATCAAATCAAGCAATATTCTTCTCGACTCCAAAATGACTGCTAAAGTTGCTGATTTTGGGCTTTCAAGACTTGCACCAATCTTGGATGACAATGGAGTTGGACCTAATTATGTATCCACACTTGTTAGAGGAACACCC GGTTACCTTGATCCTGAATACTTATTAACCCATAAGTTGACAGACAAAAGTGACGTTTATAGCCTTGGAGTTGTGCTTTTAGAGATCTTGACTAGTATGAAACCAATATCACATGGCAAAAACATCGTTCGTGAG GTGAAAATAGCTCATGAAACAGGAACAATGTTCTCAATTGTAGACAGCAGAATGGGTTCATACCCTTCTGAATGTATTGAGAAGTTTGTACTTTTGGCTCTTTGGTGTTGCAAGGATAAGCCTGAGAAAAGGCCAAGTATGGTGGAAGTGGTGAGGGAATTGGAGCAAATACTTGAAAAGATGCCAAAACATGAGTTGTTGGATCCGGATTCAAACTACTTTGTGGAATCCTCATCAATGTCTTCTTTGTATAGCTCATCAAATGTTCATGGAAGTAGTGATCTTACTAGTGGTGGTAGCCCCTTAGTGTATCCTCGTTGA
- the LOC111876117 gene encoding KH domain-containing protein At3g08620: MSSGLYNHNYSPARAVSPQIRTNGDADSQYLSELLAEHQKLQPFTQVLPVCTRLLSQELMRVSSMLQNQGYNELERMRHRSPSPMASSDLMSQIPGGWNGFPQERLSGMTMDWQGTPASPSSYTVKRILRLDIPVDTFPNFNFVGRLLGPRGNSLKRIEATTGCRVYIRGKGSIKDPDKEEKLRGRPGYEHLNEQLHILIEADLPPSVVDLRLRQAQEIIQELLKPVDESEDYIKRQQLRELAMLNSSLREESPGPSGSMSPFNTSGMKRAKTGR, from the exons atgtcttCAGGTTTGTATAATCACAACTATTCTCCAGCAAGAGCTGTATCTCCTCAGATTAGAACTAACGGAGATGCTGATAG TCAGTACTTGTCTGAATTATTGGCGGAACATCAGAAGCTTCAGCCGTTTACTCAAGTTCTTCCCGTATGCACCAGACTCCTGAGTCAAG aattaatGAGGGTTTCTAGTATGTTACAAAACCAAGGGTATAATGAGCTTGAAAGAATGCGACATAGAAGCCCAAGCCCCATGGCTTCTTCAGATCTCATGTCGCAAATTCCAGGTGGTTGGAATGGTTTTCCACAGGAG AGGTTAAGTGGAATGACAATGGATTGGCAAGGAACTCCAGCAAGCCCTAGTTCATACACAGTGAAGCGAATCTTGAGGTTGGATATTCCCGTTGATACCTTCCCAAAT TTTAACTTTGTTGGCAGACTTTTGGGACCTCGAGGCAATTCACTAAAACGTATAGAGGCTACAACAGGGTGTCGTGTGTATATAAGAGGAAAAGGGTCAATCAAAGATCCTGATaag GAAGAGAAACTGAGGGGAAGACCTGGATATGAACATTTAAATGAGCAACTTCACATCTTGATTGAGGCTGATTTGCCACCAAGTGTTGTTGATTTAAGGCTAAGGCAAGCTCAGGAAATAATCCAGGAGTTGCTAAAACCAGTG GATGAATCAGAAGATTACATCAAAAGACAACAATTAAGAGAGCTAGCGATGCTAAATTCGAGTTTGAGAGAAGAGAGTCCTGGACCAAGTGGAAGCATGTCACCATTCAATACAAGTGGCATGAAACGTGCAAAAACTGGACGTTAG